Proteins encoded in a region of the Hippopotamus amphibius kiboko isolate mHipAmp2 chromosome 11, mHipAmp2.hap2, whole genome shotgun sequence genome:
- the LOC130831714 gene encoding histone H2A type 1-D, with translation MSGRGKQGGKARAKAKTRSSRAGLQFPVGRVHRLLRKGNYSERVGAGAPVYLAAVLEYLTAEILELAGNAARDNKKTRIIPRHLQLAIRNDEELNKLLGKVTIAQGGVLPNIQAVLLPKKTESHHKAKGK, from the coding sequence ATGTCAGGTCGTGGGAAACAGGGTGGCAAAGCTCGCGCCAAGGCTAAAACCCGCTCTTCGCGGGCCGGGCTCCAGTTTCCTGTAGGCCGAGTGCATCGCCTGCTCCGCAAAGGCAACTACTCTGAGCgggtcggggccggggcgccggtGTACTTGGCGGCCGTGCTGGAGTACCTGACAGCCGAGATCCTGGAGCTGGCGGGCAACGCGGCCCGCGACAACAAGAAGACGCGCATCATCCCGCGTCACCTGCAGCTGGCCATCCGCAACGACGAGGAGCTCAACAAACTGTTGGGTAAAGTCACCATCGCTCAGGGCGGTGTCCTGCCCAACATCCAAGCGGTGCTGCTGCCCAAGAAGACCGAGAGCCACCACAAGGCCAAGGGCAAGTAG
- the LOC130831713 gene encoding histone H2B type 1-B-like has product MPEPSKSAPAPKKGSKKAITKAQKKDGKKRKRSRKESYSIYVYKVLKQVHPDTGISSKAMGIMNSFVNDIFERIAGEASRLAHYNKRSTITSREIQTAVRLLLPGELAKHAVSEGTKAVTKYTSSKAAFRGPNR; this is encoded by the exons ATGCCTGAGCCATCTAAATCTGCTCCTGCCCCTAAAAAGGGGTCTAAAAAGGCCATCACTAAGGCGCAGAAGAAAGATGGTAAAAAACGCAAGCGTAGTCGTAAAGAGAGCTATTCCATTTATGTGTACAAGGTTTTGAAGCAGGTCCACCCGGACACTGGCATTTCATCTAAAGCTATGGGCATCATGAACTCATTCGTCAACGACATCTTTGAACGGATTGCCGGCGAGGCATCTCGTCTGGCGCATTACAATAAGCGCTCGACCATCACCTCCAGGGAGATCCAGACGGCCGTGCGCCTGCTGCTGCCCGGGGAGCTGGCCAAGCACGCCGTGTCTGAGGGCACCAAGGCGGTTACCAAGTACACTAGCTCCAA ggctgctttcaggggaccaaacagatga
- the LOC130831723 gene encoding histone H2A type 1-J-like yields MSGRGKQGGKTRTKAKTRSSRVGLQFPVGRVHRLLRRGNYSERVGAGAPVYLAAVLEYLTAEILELPGNAARDNKKTRIIPRHLQLAIRNDEELNKLLGKVTIAQGGVLPNIQSVLLPKKTESHHKTQGK; encoded by the coding sequence ATGTCTGGACGTGGTAAACAAGGGGGCAAGACGCGAACTAAAGCCAAAACTCGGTCTTCCCGAGTGGGTTTGCAGTTTCCAGTAGGTCGGGTGCACCGCTTGCTTCGCAGGGGTAATTACTCAGAGCGGGTAGGGGCTGGGGCACCGGTGTACCTGGCAGCGGTGTTGGAGTACCTGACGGCCGAGATCCTGGAGCTGCCGGGTAACGCGGCCCGCGACAACAAAAAGACGCGCATCATTCCGCGCCACTTGCAGCTGGCCATCCGCAACGATGAGGAGCTCAACAAACTGTTGGGTAAAGTCACTATCGCTCAGGGTGGTGTCCTGCCCAACATCCAGTCCGTGTTGTTGCCCAAGAAAACTGAGAGCCACCACAAAACCCAGGGAAAGTAA
- the LOC130831700 gene encoding histone H1.2, whose product MSETAPAAPAAAPPAEKTPVKKKTAKKPTGARRKASGPPVSELITKAVAASKERSGVSLAALKKALAAAGYDVEKNNSRIKLGLKSLVSKGTLVQTKGTGASGSFKLNKKAATGEAKPKPKKAGAVKPKKAAGAAKKPKKATGAATPKKTAKKTPKKAKKPAAAAVTKKVAKSPKKAKAAKPKKAAKSAAKAVKPKAAKPKVAKPKKAAPKKNIRLDTVAAADTILKGAVRRDGGDKAWKVAESRNPGGLSLALRCF is encoded by the exons ATGTCGGAGACTGCTCCCGCTGCTCCCGCTGCCGCGCCCCCTGCGGAGAAGACCCCGGTCAAGAAGAAGACCGCCAAGAAGCCGACCGGGGCGCGCAGGAAGGCGTCCGGACCCCCGGTGTCCGAGCTCATCACCAAGGCTGTTGCCGCTTCCAAAGAGCGCAGCGGTGTGTCCCTGGCTGCGCTCAAGAAGGCGCTGGCCGCCGCTGGCTACGATGTGGAGAAGAACAACAGCCGCATCAAGCTGGGTCTCAAGAGCCTGGTGAGCAAGGGCACCCTGGTGCAGACCAAGGGCACTGGCGCCTCGGGTTCTTTCAAGCTCAACAAGAAAGCGGCTACTGGGGAAGCCAAGCCCAAGCCTAAAAAGGCGGGTGCGGTCAAGCCCAAGAAGGCTGCGGGGGCAGCTAAGAAGCCCAAGAAAGCGACGGGTGCGGCAACCCCGAAAAAAACCGCTAAGAAGACCCCGAAGAAGGCGAAGAAGCCGGCGGCAGCTGCTGTGACCAAGAAAGTGGCCAAGAGTCCAAAGAAAGCTAAGGCTGCCAAGCCCAAGAAGGCCGCCAAGAGCGCAGCTAAGGCGGTGAAGCCCAAGGCCGCCAAGCCGAAAGTTGCGAAGCCCAAGAAGGCTGCACCCAAAAAGAA CATAAGGTTGGACACAGTTGCGGCTGCTGACACTATCTTAAAAGGGGCAGTGAGAAGGGATGGGGGAGACAAGGCATGGAAGGTTGCAGAGTCTAGAAATCCTGGTGGGTTGTCCCTTGCCCTGCGGTGCTTTTGA